TTCGAAAGTGACGGCAAACACTTGTTGTGTGACTTGAGAGGTGCCGAGGATTCGGTGATAGACATTCGTTCACGACCGGTGGTTGAGACTCGGGAATGATGAATGCTTCGGATGAGTCGATATATTTGGAGGATGAATTGGGCCCTAAGTACTTGCCCTTAGCGCAGCTGTTGCCTATCACCGTAGTGTACGTTGTTATCTTTGTGACCGGTATCGTTGGGAACGTGGCCACCTGCATCGTCATCAAGAGGAACCCGAGCATGCAGACAACAACGAACTATTACTTGTTCAATCTGGCAGTGTCCGACCTGTTGTTCTTGATATTTGGTAAGTCTGCACGCGCTCGCTATtaccattctactttgccgtgCAACCCTGTCGGCCGCAGTATGCGGCACTTCTTATCGCAGCTCCAAATACAATAGGTTCGTTTAGAACGGCGTTGCATACCGATGCTTCATTTAAAATCGATAACCAACCGGCGTGCTGAATAGCCACGTGCGTTTCTTTGCCTTCGAAACGGTCTTTAGTGAAAAATCCTCAGCCATTAATCACAACCCCCGCGTTCGTGCTTCTTCGGGGAACCTTACTGGCATCAATATCCGTCAATTTCTTCCCCAGACTTCACTTTCTTCTGACACGCGGCAATCGTTACACTCGCGGGACTGGTCGCTGGGAAACCATTCAAATTCCATCGAACAGAACGAAATGGAAGGAACAGTGGATGCAGAGTTTTGTCTGCAGGCATGGCTGTATGCATGCCCCGCGTTTCTTTTCCCGAGCGAGTGATGCCTGCATATTTCTTTCCTGCTGAAAATACAATGCAATCTGCTACTCGAGGTACCTCTGGAGCCACAGAATACAAGTGGGTTTCCACTTTCCAGGGTATTTCGTAGGTTTATCGTTCGCGCGTCTGAGAAGGAGGATACATGTTTCAGGGAGCATGCAACTGTAACTCGGCTCCCATGCGAATTCTTCGGCCGATTTAAACGAAAGCCAATGATTTACACTCGACGCTGGTGCAGCTTGGCGCGCGCGCTGATAACGTATCGAATCACGTTCGGGATTAATTAATCAGCAGTGAGGCGGGGACCTGGTACACCGCGAGTATCTGAAGATTCTAAAGCGACGCGTTTGATAGTGGCAAGTCGTTGGAGTACACACTTAGGGGATCCCGGAACTGTCTGCTCGCACGTCGCATTCCCTTCCTCGGTTTACGCCCCGGTGCATCTTGGCGCACGGCGAGCGTAAAAATTGATACCGGAGGATGGAGCAGTGACAGGGGTGTAATATTTCGCGTGGGCTCGCAATTTGCATGCCTGAGCGGCGCGCAAACGCGATTGCTCTTCGAATGGCGAACGCTTTAATAATTTCTGTACGTATCGATACTGGTGGATTGCGCGGTGAAGCGATAGACGTTTGGGAGGGGGCGTAGATAAGAGAGCTGGGGCGACAAATTTATTCTGCTGTCCATCTTCCACAGGGTGGTTTACTCGCGCAGCTCGACGTTGATTTTATCAGTGCACACCGTCGGGGAAGAAATCGATGGATAAGTGTTGTTTAGCCTTTCGAAAGTTCGCGCAAGGTTGCCACTTGTCGAGCAATTTTCGTAGGGTCGTCACGTATCGGACGTTAATTGCCAACTAATGGCGTGTCCGCTGTTCCTTGGCTTAACGAAGGGCTTTGCTCTACTCGTTACGATTTCATTTGTATCGGGCGTTGGATCGCGACACCGATGAATGGAATTGTTTGCATCGAAAATAGCCGCACAGGTGTATTATACTCGCTGATTCTGCCTTTTTGTTCCAGGCTCATCTGTTCTCTAATTGCCTCGGATGCAACACCTTCGTTCCAAGTGTCGTAGCGATTTGATTCGATGGAGCTTGAATGAAATTTGATAGAGGAGGGTGTCTCCCCGCTTCCCAAGTCACGCGGAATGATGCGCACTCTTTCTTCCGCTCCCCCGTTTGCATTATCGAGTCATTTCCTCCAAGCGCGCACTCCTCTCCGCTTTCAAGTTATGGAAATCTCGGTTAATTGTAAATAGGTCGATTGCAAAGGGAAATTGGACGAATAAATTCTATGGAAATGGCATTCTCTGTAACGATGCTGTAATTGTTTTATCCCCGCGCAGCGCGCCAATTTCAAAGCAAGCTATGCGattgaatgaaaaataaaaaaaataggaggtTTCCACGGTCCGTGGGTCTTTATCGTGCGCGACATCGAAGGGAAATATTTATGCCACATCGCGCTCTATCGTTTTTCCAATATATTATTCTTATCGGCGACGATTCCAATTTTATGTACGACAACGCTTTCTCCGGGCAGCTTCGCCACTCACGATCCATCCACGTACGGTTATTTATTTCATCACCGTGGGAAATAACGTTCGATGCTATGAATCTGTGCTTCTTCGTTTGCCACTGAAAAATATCATACGCTTCCCATGAACGTGTCGTATGCCTGTCCTAACACGAAGCTCGCGTTTCTGAgcgcattttttaaattataatctaTTTCTTCGCACGAGCTTCGCAGCATCGCTACGAAGGGTACACCGTACTGTCGTAGGTACATaactgaagagtccttgtagaagcACTGCAAgtgttaaaaatcaaatttttgaggagagagaaaaaacttccccgactttaaattatttacgaaatttcattggttttgattgctaaatatcCTTAAGTATACAACaacccaaatgcatcacaaaattttctattgtCTGCATTAATATAGTCGAAATTCATGAGAAGaagaattgtatttgtagaaaaccaaatgtgccattcatttaaatttgcaagcactgagGTGCCAATCCTATTTGGCTCTTACATCGTTTTCCACAGAAGTGGCGTTGGACATACCAGCGGTACCATCTTTTAGCACCATTGATGCCTTATTTACAAagagaaattgcattaaaaatttatactaTATCAGTTACAATGCATTCTACAATGTGTCTCTTGAAGCTGCTGAAGCGAACATGCTTTGCAATAATAACAATGGGATGGCGAGAAATTTACTGGCCAAGTAAACAGCTCCGGATACTGGTTATCGATGCAATTGTACTAAGAAAATACCTCGGTGCAATCGTAAACGAGCAGCGCTCGTGTTCCCCTTTGTACGTTCCATCGAGCGCGGTTCACTGTACCTACTCTTCGTTGCGTTAAATCGTCTAGACAAGAAGAGCTGGGAATTGATGCGTCAGTCCCTGTGCAGTGTGTTTAATGCTTTTAACGTCGCGCCTTCTTACTTTCACCCTGTCGTCCGCGCTCCGTTGAAATGGCCACGCGAGCGTGCCTTCAGCTCCCCTTCAGAGAAGCATGCGAAAGCTTTGCCATTCTTGTTTCCAGGCTTGCCCAGCGAGCTGAGCGAGTTTTGGCAGCAGTACCCATGGAGACTGGGGTCGTTCATGTGCAAGTTACGAGCGTACGTCTCTGAAACGTGAGTGGTCACGACGATACTGTAGAAAGACTCTCCTCCGTGGTTTGAAAGCACAATCGCGCCTTAACGAAATCGTATTGCTGCCCCTTTCGAAGGAGCACCTATGTGTCGGTGCTGACGATAACGGCGTTCTCGTTGGAGAGGTATTTAGCGATCTGCCATCCGTTCCGTCGCTACTCGAATGGAATGAAGCGCCCTGTACGCTTTATCCTGCTCTCGTGGCTGGTGGCGTTCGGCTGTTCGGTGCCATTCTACGTCTACATGAACGTCAATTACATCGAGTACCCAGCAGGTGAGCCTGCGTCTAATACCTACGGTAAATTTCAGCGCGCCGTGGCTTTCGTGGGGCTCGTGCTCGGCTTAATGTTACTTCGGTGCTTAATTAGAGAAAGACCAACAGCGGTAAATATCGCCCCCGTCTCGCAGGTCAGTCGGAGCATATTTGCCCGATTAATGCTCCGAGAAGCGAATGCCGAGTGTGCCGATTCATTCCGTTGCGCCGCGTTACTTAGGAACTTGCATATCCCATTAGGAGTTGCCACGGCTAGATATTTAAACAACAGTCCGGGGGGGCGAAGCCGTATTCCACAGGTTAAGCGTATCGAGCAAACTTCCCGCTCGCGTTACAAAACAAATTTGATCAACACAATCTCACGGTAACGCTGCCGTGGATGCGCGCAagtgaaaattatataaattacagtTCGTCGACGGGCTCGCGAGTTGGGAAACAGGGCTCGCGATGCATTTGCAATGCGCTCGCGACGCTGAGATCCAGGGAGCGTCGATGGGATGAACGCGAGCAGGAGGTCGGGCGATAAAAGCGTTTTTCGACGCTCGATGAACGGGCTCGAACGTTAAGTAGTCTGGAAACGTTCCTCTTTGCGCGTCGATCCTCCTATTCGCGCGGTGGACGCGCCATGCTCCTCCGTATCGGCTTATTTCCCCGGGACATTGTCGTTTCGTTTTTATTTGCAGGATCGGGACGGTACTCGAGCGAGTCTGCGATCTGCGCGATGCTGTCGGACAGTATGCCAGAGTTCCCTCTGTACGAAGTTAGCTGTACGGTCTTCTTCCTCCTGCCGATGGTGTTTATAGCGGTGCTTTACGTGCGAATGGGGCTGCGAATACAAAGCAGCACCCTCGAGCACAACGTTGAGGGATCCGTCCACGGGGAGACCAGCCAAGCCCAGTCACGGAAAATCATTCGGATGCTCAGTAAATGTCCAACCTTCGCTAAGTCTCACTTCCTCTCAGCTTTCTGCTCCTCCCGATTCTCGGTATTATTATACATCGCGATACGTCCGTCCGCGTGGATGGTGTATTACAAGCGGACGTGTTCAGAAATTGACGAGGAGACTGGCGCGAGACAGCAGAGCGTCGTGCCGCGGGATataattttatagaaataatCTTCACCTAGTCGATAGACACGTGACAACCAACAGCATCTGCATTCACCTGCGAAAACGTCACACGGGCATC
This portion of the Andrena cerasifolii isolate SP2316 chromosome 9, iyAndCera1_principal, whole genome shotgun sequence genome encodes:
- the LOC143373369 gene encoding neuropeptides capa receptor — encoded protein: MMNASDESIYLEDELGPKYLPLAQLLPITVVYVVIFVTGIVGNVATCIVIKRNPSMQTTTNYYLFNLAVSDLLFLIFGLPSELSEFWQQYPWRLGSFMCKLRAYVSETSTYVSVLTITAFSLERYLAICHPFRRYSNGMKRPVRFILLSWLVAFGCSVPFYVYMNVNYIEYPAGSGRYSSESAICAMLSDSMPEFPLYEVSCTVFFLLPMVFIAVLYVRMGLRIQSSTLEHNVEGSVHGETSQAQSRKIIRMLSAVVITFFICWVPFHAQRLLYVHQVSTFRDINQWLYPLAGSLYYFSTTVNPILYNVMSVKYRNAFKETLCRSPSSLPIARVDLSSMSESSMFYGPGSRRGSQVLRGRSIKCNSSDRTGNVSRATCQLQSQTSPNEPSKTTKLRVAEPSDSPTGDPTVDKITAKSLLAAPNNGRKRYQTSGRDEAFWNETCI